In Leisingera methylohalidivorans DSM 14336, a single genomic region encodes these proteins:
- the nhaC gene encoding Na+/H+ antiporter NhaC, producing MALLPIVLTLGVLGIQLFYFGDFTPHIPLAIGIAITALVGLKLGHKWDNIEDGVFHVVTISLPSLAILINVGMIVGIWIASGTVPTLIYYGLKILSPELFLAAGMVLCAIVSVSLGTSWGTVGTVGLALMGIGAGFGIPMYWTAGAVVSGAFFGDKISPLSDTTNLAPAVTGTNLFDHIRNMLPTTVPSMLIALVIYLVVGFTLIDTSQVSFERIDAITEALDGAFWISPLMLLPALLVIALAVKKQPPIPSLFAGAVAGGILAMACQGAGLHETFTFANSGYAIETGVPEIDPLLNRGGIQSMMWTISLVLLALAFGGALERTGCLQAIIEVIIARVKSFAGIQASAILTSVATNTVAGDPYLSIALPGRMYAPVYRGMKYSPLNLSRAIEEGGTLVSPLIPWNAGGAFVISALALGISDGNFENLLYIPLAFACWLSPLIGIFYAMTGLFSPKASEDEITAWEDSGEPVALLTA from the coding sequence ATGGCGCTGCTGCCCATCGTGCTGACACTGGGGGTTCTGGGCATCCAGCTGTTCTATTTCGGCGACTTCACCCCGCATATTCCGCTGGCCATCGGCATCGCCATCACCGCGCTGGTCGGCCTGAAGCTGGGCCACAAGTGGGACAATATCGAAGACGGCGTGTTCCATGTCGTGACCATTTCGCTGCCCTCCCTGGCGATCCTGATCAACGTCGGCATGATTGTCGGCATCTGGATTGCCAGCGGCACGGTGCCGACGCTGATCTACTACGGGCTGAAAATCCTGTCGCCGGAGCTGTTCCTGGCCGCGGGCATGGTGCTGTGCGCGATCGTGTCGGTGTCCTTGGGCACTTCCTGGGGCACGGTGGGCACCGTCGGCCTGGCGCTGATGGGCATCGGCGCGGGCTTTGGCATTCCGATGTACTGGACCGCCGGTGCGGTGGTTTCGGGCGCGTTTTTCGGCGACAAGATCTCGCCGCTGTCGGACACCACCAACCTGGCGCCTGCGGTGACCGGCACCAACCTGTTCGACCACATCCGCAACATGCTGCCGACCACGGTGCCGTCGATGCTGATCGCGCTGGTGATCTATCTGGTTGTCGGCTTCACCCTGATCGACACCTCGCAGGTATCGTTTGAGCGCATCGACGCGATCACCGAGGCGCTGGACGGCGCGTTCTGGATCTCGCCGCTGATGCTGCTGCCTGCGCTGCTGGTCATCGCGCTGGCGGTGAAGAAGCAGCCCCCTATCCCGTCGCTGTTTGCCGGCGCTGTCGCCGGCGGCATCCTGGCGATGGCGTGCCAGGGCGCGGGCCTGCATGAGACCTTCACCTTTGCCAACAGCGGCTATGCGATTGAAACCGGCGTGCCGGAAATCGATCCGCTGCTGAACCGCGGCGGCATCCAGTCGATGATGTGGACCATCTCGCTGGTGCTGCTGGCGCTGGCGTTCGGCGGCGCGCTGGAACGGACCGGCTGTTTGCAGGCGATCATCGAGGTGATCATTGCGCGGGTCAAAAGCTTTGCCGGCATTCAGGCCTCGGCGATCCTGACATCGGTTGCGACCAACACCGTGGCGGGCGACCCCTACCTGTCGATTGCCCTGCCCGGCCGGATGTATGCGCCGGTTTACCGCGGCATGAAGTATTCGCCGCTGAACCTGTCGCGCGCCATCGAGGAAGGCGGCACGCTGGTGTCGCCGCTGATCCCCTGGAATGCGGGCGGCGCCTTTGTGATCTCGGCGCTGGCGCTGGGGATTTCAGATGGCAATTTTGAAAACCTGCTGTACATCCCGCTGGCCTTTGCCTGCTGGC
- a CDS encoding DUF2938 domain-containing protein, whose protein sequence is MVDELIFKAVLAGTGATVFMDLAALAQKRLLSLQSLDYAMVGRWLCHAVRGRFIHRPITASRAVAGERLIGWAAHYLTGILFAAAFLAVLGEEWLNNPSLWPALAFGALTLCAPFLILQPGIGAGIAARRTPAPNTARLKSLATHLTFGAGLWVSAHGLSLL, encoded by the coding sequence ATGGTAGATGAACTTATTTTCAAGGCGGTCCTGGCCGGGACCGGGGCAACGGTTTTCATGGACTTGGCAGCACTGGCCCAGAAACGGCTTCTGTCCCTGCAGTCTCTGGACTATGCGATGGTCGGCCGGTGGCTTTGCCATGCTGTCAGGGGGCGCTTCATTCACCGGCCCATCACGGCGAGCCGCGCCGTTGCCGGCGAGCGGCTGATCGGCTGGGCCGCGCATTACCTGACCGGCATCCTGTTTGCAGCGGCGTTTCTGGCGGTCCTCGGCGAGGAGTGGCTAAATAACCCCAGCCTGTGGCCGGCACTGGCGTTTGGCGCCCTGACTTTGTGCGCGCCATTCCTGATCCTTCAACCTGGCATCGGAGCAGGGATCGCTGCGCGGCGGACACCGGCCCCGAACACGGCCCGGCTGAAAAGCTTGGCAACGCATCTCACCTTCGGAGCGGGGCTTTGGGTGTCGGCGCACGGCCTTTCACTGCTGTAG
- a CDS encoding helix-turn-helix domain-containing protein, protein MKLLDIGEVAERSGVAASALRYYEKIGLITSIGRNGLRRQFGRETLLQLSLITLGKAAGFSLQEIAGLFGKDGQPDLPRGQLHARADALEVQIRELSALRDALRHVADCPAPSHLECPKFQKLLQAGTLTAKV, encoded by the coding sequence ATGAAACTTCTGGATATCGGCGAGGTCGCGGAGCGTTCCGGCGTGGCCGCCTCGGCGCTGCGGTACTACGAGAAAATCGGGCTGATCACCTCAATCGGGCGCAACGGGCTGCGGCGGCAGTTCGGGCGAGAGACGCTGCTGCAGCTGTCGCTGATCACACTGGGCAAGGCGGCCGGGTTTTCGCTGCAGGAAATTGCCGGCCTGTTCGGCAAGGACGGCCAGCCGGATCTGCCGCGCGGCCAGCTGCACGCCCGCGCTGATGCGCTGGAGGTGCAGATCCGCGAGCTGTCGGCCCTGCGCGATGCGCTGCGCCATGTGGCGGACTGCCCGGCGCCCAGCCATCTGGAATGCCCCAAGTTTCAAAAGCTGCTGCAGGCCGGAACCCTGACCGCCAAGGTCTAG
- a CDS encoding H-type lectin domain-containing protein — protein sequence MNRLRNPRTGVDQGDTEVFSDFEDGGEMWTGSGPRERRRAVSFTEAFARPPAVHVSPSLWDMDTSTEIRAELVAENITCEGFEIVFRTWADSRAARLRAGWLAIGELPHADDWDVD from the coding sequence ATGAACAGACTGCGCAACCCCCGCACAGGGGTCGATCAGGGCGATACCGAGGTGTTTTCGGATTTCGAAGACGGCGGCGAGATGTGGACCGGCTCCGGCCCGCGTGAGCGCCGCCGCGCCGTGAGCTTCACCGAGGCCTTTGCCCGCCCGCCGGCCGTGCATGTGTCGCCTTCGCTGTGGGATATGGACACCTCCACCGAGATCCGGGCCGAGCTGGTGGCGGAAAACATCACCTGCGAGGGGTTCGAGATCGTTTTCCGCACCTGGGCCGACAGCCGCGCCGCCCGCCTGCGCGCGGGCTGGCTGGCCATTGGCGAACTGCCCCATGCCGATGACTGGGACGTCGACTAG